One Anopheles marshallii chromosome 3, idAnoMarsDA_429_01, whole genome shotgun sequence genomic region harbors:
- the LOC128714280 gene encoding mucin-2-like, whose product MENKVVFLLFLGALLCASWTEALPDESFLITSVNKQNLLKALLQQESTTSDIGRRGSGQKDEDGYHYDRPKDPLCLVTDGPHCQPTKPDNGYLPPCSPGVHGPNCAPTAPVCPQGGVPPHCCTNGGNGPNCVLPDVPPLPPIHVHGHSGAPIVQVQTFVYGACTNGGTGPHCCTNGANTPDCVLTAPPIVIPPPPQPPPTRPPPPPPTTTRPRPPPPPPTTRPPPPPTTTRPRPPPTTTRPRPPPTTTRPKPPPTTTRPRPPPTTTRPKPPPTTTRPRPPPTTTRPKPPPTTTRPRPPPTTTRPKPPPTTTRPRPPPTTTRPKPPPTTTRPRPPPTTTRPKPPPTTTRPRPPPTTTRPKPPPTTTRPRPPPTTTRPKPPPTTTRPRPPPTTTRPKPPPTTTRPRPPPTTTKPRPPPTTTRPKPPPTTTRPKPPPTTTRPRPPPTTTRPRPPPTTTRPKPPPTTTRPRPPPTTTRPKPPPTTTRPRPPPTTTRPRPPPPPPTTPYPIIPVTQPSVVYLGCPNGGVGPYCCTNGGVGPNCEVPQIPEYQACDNGGQPPFCCTNGGVGPYCVEIQQAIEVRPPTTVIYTDPVYQPISTVVVPQGNRPSGQAPLPQQPQYQQQPQYQQQPQYQQQPQFQPQRPTNAPSYGYRPPAVTIVASSTAAPFFAGSRVDAGGQSPANGFVQPITPRPAPAAPPPRPPSPPRNQNTQTKQPQTPRPQATPAPARQQPSARPQAPAPQRPNAGTGGFNKDFSNKTPVKPASVAGAGQCEGSNCEHGFYYKLGDQAVIF is encoded by the exons ATGGAAAACAAG GTCGTTTTCCTACTCTTCCTAGGGGCACTACTATGCGCCTCGTGGACGGAAGCTTTACCGGATGAAAGCTTCCTTATCACATCGGTGAATAAGCAGAACCTGCTGAAGGCTTTGCTGCAGCAAGAATCAACCACCTCCGACATTGGCCGCCGTGGATCGGGTCAAAAGGATGAAGATGGATACCATTACGATCGCCCGAAGGATCCTCTGTGTCTGGTAACCGACGGTCCCCACTGTCAGCCAACGAAACCCGACAATGGCTACCTGCCACCCTGCTCACCTGGCGTGCACGGACCGAACTGTGCGCCAACGGCACCTGTTTGTCCCCAGGGTGGAGTTCCACCGCACTGTTGCACTAATGGAGGAAACGGACCCAACTGTGTACTTCCCGATGTTCCGCCCTTGCCGCCGATACATGTGCACGGTCACAGCGGAGCACCCATTGTGCAGGTGCAGACGTTCGTTTACGGAGCCTGCACGAATGGTGGTACAGGACCACACTGCTGTACAAATGGAGCAAACACGCCGGACTGCGTCCTAACTGCACCTCCGATTGTAATTCCGCCTCCAccgcaaccaccaccaacgagGCCCCCACCGCCGCCGCCTACTACTACTAGACCtcgtccaccaccaccaccgccaacgACACGACCTCCTCCACCTCCCACCACCACTCGTCCTAGACCACCACCAACTACCACAAGGCCGCGTCCTCCGCCTACAACCACTCGTCCGAAACCTCCACCGACGACGACAAGGCCGAGACCTCCACCTACGACGACGCGTCCTAAGCCACCTCCGACGACGACTCGTCCGAGACCTCCACCTACGACGACGCGTCCCAAGCCACCTCCGACGACAACTCGTCCGAGACCTCCGCCAACTACGACACGTCCCAAGCCACCTCCGACGACAACTCGTCCGAGACCTCCGCCAACTACAACGCGTCCTAAGCCACCTCCGACGACGACTCGTCCGAGACCTCCGCCAACTACGACGCGTCCCAAGCCACCTCCGACGACAACTCGTCCGAGACCTCCGCCAACTACAACGCGTCCTAAGCCACCTCCGACGACGACCCGTCCAAGACCTCCGCCAACTACGACGCGTCCCAAGCCACCTCCAACGACGACTCGTCCGAGACCTCCGCCAACTACGACGCGTCCTAAGCCACCTCCGACGACAACTCGTCCGAGACCACCGCCAACAACTACTAAGCCACGTCCACCACCGACAACTACTCGTCCTAAGCCACCGCCAACTACTACTAGACCTAAGCCACCACCTACTACTACGAGACCTCGCCCTCCGCCAACAACAACCCGCCCAAGACCTCCGCCAACAACAACTCGTCCAAAGCCACCACCAACTACTACGAGACCTCGCCCTCCGCCAACAACCACACGCCCTAAGCCACCGCCGACGACAACGAGGCCACGACCTCCACCTACCACTACACGGCCAAGACCACCACCTCCGCCACCAACGACTCCGTATCCGATAATTCCCGTGACGCAACCATCGGTAGTGTATCTTGGCTGTCCGAACGGAGGCGTTGGGCCTTACTGCTGCACTAACGGTGGAGTGGGACCGAACTGTGAGGTACCACAGATTCCAGAATACCAGGCGTGCGACAACGGAGGACAGCCACCGTTCTGCTGCACAAACGGAGGAGTCGGACCGTACTGCGTGGAGATTCAGCAAGCGATCGAGGTCCGTCCACCGACGACCGTCATTTACACAGACCCGGTATACCAACCGATTAGTACGGTCGTGGTGCCACAGGGCAATCGTCCCAGCGGGCAGGCTCCTTTGCCACAGCAGCCACAATACCAGCAACAGCCTCAATACCAGCAACAGCCGCAATACCAGCAACAGCCGCAATTCCAGCCACAGCGACCCACCAACGCACCCAGCTACGGTTACCGACCACCAGCGGTGACCATAGTGGCCAGCTCTACAGCAGCACCGTTCTTTGCCGGGTCACGCGTAGACGCAGGTGGACAATCGCCGGCAAACGGATTTGTACAGCCCATCACGCCGCGTCCGGCACCGGCTGCTCCACCGCCAAGGCCTCCATCTCCACCCAGAAACCAGAACACTCAGACAAAACAGCCGCAAACGCCACGACCACAAGCAACTCCAGCACCAGCTAGACAGCAACCGTCGGCACGACCGCAGGCACCAGCTCCCCAGCGCCCGAATGCCGGTACCGGTGGGTTCAACAAAGATTTCTCCAACAAGACACCGGTGAAACCGGCATCCGTTGCCGGTGCAGGACAATGCGAAGGCTCGAACTGTGAGCATGGTTTCTACTACAAACTCGGCGATCAGGCGGTCATATTTTAG